The following proteins come from a genomic window of Campylobacter concisus:
- a CDS encoding molybdopterin-dependent oxidoreductase, with amino-acid sequence MKRRDFIKFSALAATAAQANKIEGVTKTIFDQKKTFGANRFGLFWANTNSNQIVSVDPFDGDKFPNTMNNSLPDLIQNESRVLYPYVRKSYLKAKGVAKSELRGKEEFVRVSWDTALDLAAKALKENFDKYGPESIYGECYWWGGSGKISWGRTVGHRMLKVLGGYVEESGDYSTGAGLVIMPHVLGNSAVYDAPTKWEAMVKNAKNIVFWGTDPLVTGQISWQPPTHDGYLGIKKIKDAGIKTYSVCVFKNDTTRYLDSETIIVRPNTDVAMMLGMCHYLYENKLYDEEFIKKYTVGFNKFKDYLLGTTDKVVKDINWASKICGVKAEDIAKFATVLAKEPSTIIAGRSLQRQDHGEMGFWGIVTLSAMLGHIGKEGLGFEFNLYYGNGSTDKIAPALKGISTRISEKYENVDGAPWKKFKNVTIPSSRSIEALQNPGKEIDYDGSKIKLPHMRVAYMASGSMFTRHQDVNNAVKAWRKFDTVITAEPFWTSTAKLSDIVLPVALEVERNDINQSVPSSEYIVAYKPVVEPMGESRSDYWICSQICKRWGREEVFTEGKDELGWAKEFYADAVEQAKALDLKMPNFDEFWKEGYVKFDKDNEETKYYTRLSAFRENPHKNRLGTPSGKIEIYSPTIAKFGYKDFAPHFAWIEPFEWLGSEKAKKYPFSITTPHSRYRLHSQLNNSIIRNYAEVSAREPMLINTNDAKKKGIATGDVVRVFNDRGEILVGALVTDIIPEHVIAVCEGAWYDPEVLGERSLCKHGCINVLTRDKGTSSIAQSNCGHTILADLEKYKGEIKPITAFSKPKILQSL; translated from the coding sequence ATGAAAAGACGAGATTTTATAAAATTTTCCGCACTTGCAGCCACTGCGGCGCAGGCAAACAAGATAGAGGGCGTGACTAAGACCATTTTTGACCAAAAGAAAACTTTTGGGGCAAATAGATTTGGTCTATTTTGGGCAAATACCAACTCAAATCAAATCGTCTCTGTTGATCCATTTGATGGTGATAAATTCCCAAATACAATGAATAACAGTTTGCCAGATCTCATCCAAAATGAAAGTCGCGTACTCTATCCGTACGTAAGAAAAAGTTACCTAAAGGCAAAAGGCGTAGCAAAAAGCGAGCTTCGTGGCAAAGAAGAATTTGTACGTGTTAGCTGGGATACAGCACTTGACCTTGCTGCAAAAGCCTTAAAAGAAAATTTTGACAAATATGGTCCAGAAAGCATTTACGGCGAATGCTACTGGTGGGGCGGTAGCGGCAAGATCAGCTGGGGTAGGACTGTTGGTCATAGGATGCTTAAGGTTTTAGGTGGATATGTAGAAGAGAGCGGTGACTACTCAACAGGTGCTGGTCTTGTCATTATGCCTCACGTCCTTGGAAATAGTGCAGTATATGATGCTCCTACAAAATGGGAGGCCATGGTTAAAAATGCTAAGAACATTGTATTTTGGGGTACTGATCCGCTTGTGACTGGTCAAATTTCATGGCAGCCTCCAACACACGATGGTTATCTTGGTATTAAAAAGATAAAAGATGCTGGCATTAAAACTTATAGTGTTTGTGTCTTTAAAAATGACACCACAAGATACCTTGACTCTGAAACTATCATCGTTCGTCCAAACACTGACGTAGCAATGATGCTTGGTATGTGCCACTATCTTTATGAAAACAAGCTTTATGATGAAGAATTTATAAAAAAATACACAGTTGGTTTTAATAAATTTAAAGATTATTTGCTTGGTACGACCGACAAAGTGGTAAAAGATATAAACTGGGCTAGTAAAATTTGTGGTGTAAAAGCTGAAGATATAGCAAAATTTGCTACTGTACTCGCAAAAGAGCCAAGCACTATTATCGCTGGTAGATCACTTCAAAGACAAGACCATGGCGAAATGGGCTTTTGGGGTATCGTAACACTTAGTGCGATGCTTGGCCACATCGGTAAAGAGGGTCTTGGATTTGAGTTTAACCTCTATTATGGAAACGGCAGCACTGATAAGATAGCACCTGCTCTAAAAGGCATCAGTACTAGGATAAGCGAAAAATATGAAAACGTAGATGGTGCTCCGTGGAAGAAATTTAAAAACGTAACCATCCCATCTTCAAGATCAATCGAAGCCTTGCAAAATCCTGGCAAAGAGATAGATTATGATGGCTCTAAGATCAAACTTCCACATATGAGAGTAGCTTATATGGCTTCTGGTTCGATGTTTACAAGACATCAGGATGTAAACAATGCAGTTAAAGCATGGCGTAAATTTGATACTGTTATCACAGCTGAGCCATTTTGGACAAGCACAGCTAAATTAAGTGACATCGTCTTACCAGTGGCACTTGAGGTAGAGAGAAATGACATCAACCAAAGTGTCCCATCAAGCGAATACATCGTGGCTTATAAGCCAGTAGTTGAGCCAATGGGAGAAAGCAGAAGCGACTACTGGATATGTTCACAAATTTGCAAACGCTGGGGCAGAGAAGAGGTCTTTACTGAGGGTAAAGATGAGCTTGGCTGGGCAAAAGAATTTTACGCAGATGCGGTGGAACAAGCCAAAGCACTAGATCTTAAAATGCCAAACTTTGATGAGTTTTGGAAAGAGGGCTATGTCAAATTTGACAAAGACAATGAAGAGACAAAATACTACACAAGACTTAGTGCATTTAGAGAAAATCCACATAAAAACCGCCTTGGCACGCCATCAGGCAAGATAGAGATCTACTCTCCAACTATTGCTAAATTTGGCTACAAAGACTTTGCTCCACACTTTGCTTGGATCGAGCCGTTTGAGTGGCTTGGTAGCGAAAAAGCTAAAAAATATCCATTTAGCATCACAACCCCACACTCAAGATACCGCTTGCACTCTCAGCTAAATAACTCAATAATCAGAAACTACGCTGAAGTAAGCGCAAGAGAGCCGATGCTAATAAATACAAATGATGCTAAGAAAAAAGGCATCGCAACTGGTGATGTAGTGAGAGTTTTCAACGATAGGGGTGAAATTTTAGTAGGAGCGCTTGTTACTGACATCATCCCAGAGCATGTCATCGCTGTTTGCGAAGGTGCATGGTACGACCCTGAAGTGCTTGGCGAAAGAAGCCTTTGCAAGCACGGTTGCATCAATGTCCTAACACGTGACAAAGGCACATCTAGCATCGCTCAAAGCAACTGCGGACATACGATACTAGCGGATCTTGAAAAATATAAAGGCGAGATCAAACCAATAACTGCCTTTTCTAAACCAAAAATTTTACAATCTTTGTAG
- a CDS encoding YolD-like family protein codes for MASKDRAKIFSSFNPLSTLERALRQKEREKCEKLDLDESKVDEILKKISELRPADEVYVSYHDGYAYTSASGLISDVNFKNKTLMVVKTRIKFEDINDLKII; via the coding sequence GTGGCGAGTAAAGATAGGGCGAAAATTTTTAGCTCGTTTAATCCCCTATCAACCTTAGAGCGAGCCTTGCGACAAAAAGAGCGAGAAAAATGCGAAAAACTAGATCTTGATGAGAGCAAAGTCGATGAAATTTTAAAAAAGATAAGCGAGCTAAGGCCGGCTGATGAAGTATATGTGAGCTATCATGACGGCTACGCCTATACAAGTGCTAGCGGACTAATATCTGACGTAAATTTCAAAAATAAAACTCTTATGGTTGTAAAAACTAGGATCAAATTTGAAGATATAAATGACCTAAAAATAATTTAG
- a CDS encoding DNA repair protein, giving the protein MKNEAQKFYAVIDLKSFYASVECVERGLDPFKADLVVADDSRGNGSVCLAVSPALRVKGVKNRCRLFEIPRDIKFIIAPPRMQFYIDYAAKIYEIYLKYVSKNDIYVYSIDEAFIDLTSYVKFYNTDAKSIAKKIMDEILKTTGVTATCGMGTNLYLAKIALDILAKHSDDGIAFLDEQLYKERLWTHQPLDDFWRIGKQTRLKLEKHGIFCMKDIANAPRSLLEKFFGVDAYITVDHANGIEPTTIADIKAYKPSTKSYFSSEILPRDYERCEAVVVLKEMADRLALRLINKEVKASGITINIKFADKFEPLQRASVRFKTPTNVSSMLMSSAEELLLNKIKNVGLIRQISISANDVVKESLAHSSLFEDDTKEKAVLKSLNLIKEKFGKNSVLRAIDLLPEATGQDRNKKIGGHKSGE; this is encoded by the coding sequence ATGAAAAACGAAGCACAAAAATTTTATGCCGTCATTGATCTAAAGTCATTTTATGCCTCAGTTGAGTGCGTGGAGCGAGGGCTTGATCCGTTTAAAGCCGATCTAGTCGTGGCTGACGATAGTCGCGGCAACGGAAGTGTTTGCCTAGCCGTTAGCCCAGCTCTTAGAGTCAAAGGTGTGAAAAATAGATGCAGGCTTTTTGAGATACCACGAGATATAAAATTTATCATCGCACCGCCTAGAATGCAGTTTTACATCGACTATGCGGCTAAAATTTATGAGATATACCTAAAATATGTCTCAAAAAATGATATCTATGTCTATTCTATCGATGAGGCCTTTATCGATCTTACTTCTTATGTTAAATTTTATAATACCGATGCAAAATCCATAGCCAAAAAGATAATGGATGAAATTTTAAAAACTACTGGCGTGACTGCCACCTGTGGCATGGGCACAAATTTATACCTTGCAAAAATCGCCCTTGATATCTTGGCTAAGCACAGTGATGATGGGATTGCATTTTTAGACGAGCAGCTTTATAAAGAACGCCTTTGGACGCATCAACCGCTAGACGACTTTTGGCGCATCGGTAAGCAAACTAGGCTGAAGCTAGAAAAACATGGAATTTTTTGTATGAAAGATATAGCAAATGCTCCGCGAAGCTTACTTGAGAAATTTTTTGGAGTTGATGCCTATATAACGGTAGATCACGCAAATGGCATAGAGCCAACGACAATAGCTGATATAAAAGCATATAAACCAAGCACAAAATCCTACTTTAGCTCTGAAATTTTACCAAGAGACTACGAACGTTGTGAGGCGGTAGTCGTACTAAAAGAAATGGCTGACAGGCTCGCTCTTAGGCTCATAAACAAAGAGGTCAAGGCAAGTGGAATAACAATAAATATAAAATTTGCCGATAAATTTGAGCCACTACAACGTGCAAGCGTTCGGTTTAAGACACCAACAAATGTTTCAAGCATGCTGATGAGCTCAGCCGAAGAGCTACTTTTAAACAAGATAAAAAATGTTGGGCTGATTAGGCAAATTAGCATCAGTGCAAATGACGTAGTAAAAGAGAGCCTAGCTCACTCTAGTCTTTTTGAGGATGATACTAAAGAAAAAGCAGTTTTAAAATCCCTAAATCTCATAAAAGAAAAATTTGGTAAAAACTCGGTTTTAAGAGCGATCGATCTACTACCAGAAGCCACTGGGCAAGATCGAAATAAAAAGATCGGAGGGCACAAAAGTGGCGAGTAA
- a CDS encoding autotransporter domain-containing protein, producing the protein MLGAFAIPTFDNSDEDAKIINYGLGIFSRLNLPRDFYIDLMAKAGKSQTKVDAKDVDYKISMSYYNASFGVGKKIKFDSFMLDSGLNYTLSYVSSDEADIGQSTLKFSSVTSSRAKIYSKIAYDAGKFNPYGKISAEYKFNTKSKIAVIQEDEEISLTQKGTISEVEISLRYTPTYATLINFGIAQSFGKKDQSSAKLQFAYRF; encoded by the coding sequence ATGCTCGGAGCTTTTGCTATACCAACATTTGATAACAGCGATGAAGATGCCAAAATTATAAATTATGGACTTGGTATTTTTTCAAGGCTAAATTTACCACGTGATTTTTATATCGATCTCATGGCAAAAGCCGGTAAGAGCCAAACTAAGGTTGATGCGAAAGATGTTGATTATAAAATCTCAATGTCATACTACAATGCTAGCTTTGGTGTCGGCAAAAAGATAAAATTTGATAGTTTTATGCTTGATAGTGGGCTAAACTACACACTCTCTTATGTTAGTAGTGATGAGGCAGATATCGGACAAAGCACATTAAAATTTAGCAGCGTTACATCAAGTAGAGCTAAAATTTACTCAAAAATAGCCTATGATGCTGGTAAATTTAATCCTTATGGGAAAATTAGTGCCGAGTATAAATTTAATACAAAATCAAAAATAGCAGTAATCCAAGAAGACGAGGAAATCAGCCTAACTCAAAAAGGTACAATTTCAGAGGTTGAGATCAGTCTAAGATATACGCCAACTTATGCAACACTCATAAATTTTGGCATAGCACAATCTTTTGGTAAAAAAGATCAAAGCAGCGCAAAACTTCAGTTTGCTTATAGATTCTAA
- the aroC gene encoding chorismate synthase, with amino-acid sequence MNTFGKKLTLTTFGESHGVAIGGVIDGLPAGMKVDTQFIQSELDRRRPGQSNFTTARDEADKIEIFSGLFNGISTGAPIGFAIFNNNQKSNDYENLREIFRPGHADFTYFKKYGFRDHRGGGRSSARETAIRVAGGAFAQLLLNEFNIEVLSGVFGIGKIFSDKIDFNFAKNSQIYALGNEEAMKEAVNKARNDHDSVGAVVLSVVKNAPAGLGEPLYDKLDGALAAALMGINGVKAVEIGAGVKASETFGSVNNDEMDELGFLSNNAGGILGGISSGEDIILKSHFKPTPSIFKEQKTLNLQGKAVDFELRGRHDPCIGIRGSVVATAMIRLVIADMLLLNATTKLENLKKIYG; translated from the coding sequence TTGAATACATTTGGCAAAAAACTAACCCTAACAACATTTGGCGAGAGTCACGGAGTAGCCATAGGTGGCGTTATAGACGGTCTTCCTGCTGGAATGAAAGTCGATACGCAGTTTATCCAAAGCGAGCTAGATAGACGCCGTCCTGGACAAAGCAACTTCACAACCGCAAGAGATGAAGCTGACAAGATAGAAATTTTTAGCGGCCTTTTTAATGGCATAAGTACTGGAGCACCGATAGGTTTTGCTATCTTTAACAACAACCAAAAGTCGAATGACTATGAAAATTTACGTGAAATTTTCCGCCCAGGCCATGCTGATTTTACATATTTTAAAAAATATGGCTTTAGAGATCACAGGGGCGGTGGGCGTTCAAGTGCTAGAGAAACGGCTATCAGGGTAGCTGGTGGGGCTTTTGCACAGCTACTTTTAAATGAGTTTAATATTGAGGTTTTGAGCGGGGTATTTGGCATCGGCAAGATTTTTAGCGATAAGATAGACTTTAATTTTGCTAAAAATTCACAAATTTATGCTCTTGGCAACGAAGAAGCTATGAAAGAAGCGGTAAATAAAGCTAGAAATGACCACGATAGCGTCGGTGCAGTTGTTTTAAGTGTGGTTAAAAATGCTCCAGCAGGCCTTGGAGAGCCACTTTATGATAAGCTCGATGGTGCCTTGGCGGCGGCTTTAATGGGCATAAATGGTGTAAAAGCCGTCGAGATAGGCGCTGGCGTAAAAGCAAGCGAGACATTTGGCTCAGTAAATAACGATGAGATGGATGAGCTCGGCTTTTTAAGCAACAACGCAGGAGGCATACTTGGTGGCATAAGTAGTGGCGAAGATATCATACTAAAGAGCCATTTTAAGCCTACACCTTCAATATTTAAAGAACAAAAAACACTAAATTTACAAGGCAAAGCAGTGGACTTTGAGCTAAGGGGCAGACATGATCCATGCATAGGCATACGTGGTAGTGTCGTTGCAACTGCGATGATAAGGCTAGTGATCGCTGATATGCTACTACTAAATGCGACCACAAAGCTTGAAAATCTAAAGAAAATTTACGGCTAA
- the rnc gene encoding ribonuclease III codes for MKNLEEFEESLGYKFKKSELLEEALTHKSTKQALNNERLEFLGDAVMDLIVAEYLFKKFSKIAEGDMSKLRAALVNEKSFANMARHLKMGEFLRLSLAEENNGGREKDSILSDAFEAVMGAIYLEAGLLKVREISINLLELCYPQIDFAHLEKDYKTALQEVTQAHLGVIPSYELIATSGPDHKKEFEIALLLNGEEISRAIGSSKKQAQQLAAKIALEKIKK; via the coding sequence ATGAAAAATTTAGAAGAATTTGAAGAGAGTCTTGGATATAAATTTAAAAAATCTGAGCTTTTAGAAGAGGCGCTGACTCACAAAAGTACTAAGCAGGCGCTAAACAACGAAAGACTTGAGTTTTTAGGCGATGCGGTGATGGATCTAATTGTGGCTGAGTATCTTTTTAAAAAATTTAGCAAAATCGCAGAGGGCGACATGAGCAAACTAAGAGCTGCACTTGTCAATGAAAAAAGCTTTGCAAATATGGCAAGGCATCTAAAGATGGGTGAATTTTTAAGACTAAGCTTGGCCGAAGAAAACAATGGTGGACGCGAGAAAGATAGCATTTTAAGTGATGCTTTTGAGGCTGTGATGGGGGCTATTTATCTCGAAGCTGGACTTCTTAAAGTAAGAGAAATTTCTATCAACTTACTTGAGCTTTGCTATCCGCAAATCGATTTTGCTCACCTTGAAAAAGACTACAAAACAGCTCTACAAGAAGTCACTCAAGCACATCTTGGCGTCATACCATCTTATGAGTTAATTGCTACATCTGGTCCTGATCATAAGAAAGAATTTGAGATCGCTCTACTGCTAAACGGCGAGGAAATTTCAAGAGCCATTGGTAGCTCCAAAAAGCAAGCCCAACAGCTAGCTGCAAAAATCGCGCTAGAAAAAATCAAAAAATAG
- the rnhA gene encoding ribonuclease HI produces the protein MKTVTLFSDGSCLGNPGAGGWAYILRFNEAQKKESGGEAFTTNNQMELKAAIMGLKALKEPCEVRLFTDSSYVVNSINEWLANWQKRNFKNVKNVELWQEYLEISKPHKVIASWVKGHAGHPENEECDQMARDEAQKIKDENER, from the coding sequence GTGAAGACAGTAACACTTTTTAGCGACGGTTCGTGCCTTGGAAACCCTGGAGCTGGCGGCTGGGCTTATATTTTGAGATTTAATGAAGCACAGAAAAAAGAGAGTGGCGGCGAGGCATTTACTACAAATAATCAAATGGAGCTAAAAGCTGCGATAATGGGGCTAAAGGCACTAAAAGAGCCTTGTGAAGTGAGACTATTTACCGATAGCTCATACGTAGTAAATAGCATAAATGAGTGGCTTGCAAACTGGCAAAAGAGAAATTTTAAAAATGTAAAAAATGTAGAACTTTGGCAAGAGTATTTAGAAATTTCAAAGCCGCATAAAGTCATAGCAAGCTGGGTCAAAGGTCACGCTGGACACCCTGAAAATGAAGAGTGCGACCAGATGGCAAGAGACGAGGCACAAAAGATAAAAGATGAGAACGAAAGATGA
- a CDS encoding tetratricopeptide repeat protein, with the protein MSVDIFFIGHRDPIFSLIILFSIILMIAALSYAWGIFSSKDEKKRIEKFIRKFDSKDGISDEHKQMLQSPEIDAQSLCMLGQTFAKNGDFEKSISIYLIALGKARDKNEKEFILNELGEVYFKAGFLKKASEVFEKALELSPRNVIALRFLTMIDEKLKNYKEALYALNSLEELGVNVKDQKAYIKAISTLDDRNLSFNEKIEVLSRLSQNFELLKRMILVLFIRHNENLENLKVCAKFEDVLDLLYNLKTPINLSDDKYRSLFYAKGDINEPCEIYGFELNVIKKLKDAKFDAAGLSFNYICKSCKNSFPMHFYRCPVCHELGSVKILSHITEKPSEDSNTF; encoded by the coding sequence ATGAGCGTGGATATTTTTTTCATTGGGCATAGAGATCCGATATTTAGCCTTATTATTTTATTTAGCATTATTTTGATGATCGCTGCACTAAGCTATGCTTGGGGTATCTTTTCAAGCAAAGATGAAAAAAAACGCATTGAAAAATTTATAAGAAAATTTGACAGCAAAGATGGTATAAGCGACGAGCATAAGCAGATGCTGCAAAGTCCGGAGATAGACGCTCAAAGCCTTTGTATGTTAGGGCAAACTTTCGCCAAAAATGGCGACTTTGAAAAGTCCATTAGCATCTATCTGATCGCCCTTGGCAAAGCTAGAGATAAAAATGAGAAGGAATTTATCCTAAACGAGCTTGGAGAGGTCTATTTTAAAGCTGGCTTTTTAAAAAAGGCTAGTGAGGTTTTTGAAAAGGCACTCGAACTAAGTCCTAGAAATGTCATCGCACTTCGCTTTCTGACAATGATAGATGAGAAGCTCAAAAACTACAAAGAGGCACTTTATGCACTAAACTCACTTGAGGAGCTTGGAGTAAATGTAAAAGATCAAAAGGCCTATATAAAGGCTATCAGCACGCTTGATGATAGAAATTTAAGCTTTAATGAAAAGATAGAAGTTCTCTCTCGTCTTAGCCAAAATTTTGAGCTTTTAAAGCGCATGATCTTGGTGCTTTTTATAAGACACAATGAAAATTTAGAAAATTTAAAAGTTTGTGCCAAATTTGAAGACGTACTTGATCTGCTTTATAACCTAAAAACGCCTATAAATTTGAGTGATGATAAGTATAGATCGCTCTTTTACGCAAAGGGCGATATAAATGAGCCATGTGAAATTTACGGCTTTGAGCTAAACGTCATCAAAAAACTAAAGGATGCCAAATTTGATGCAGCAGGACTTAGTTTTAACTACATTTGCAAAAGCTGCAAAAACTCATTTCCGATGCACTTTTACCGCTGTCCGGTCTGCCACGAGCTAGGAAGTGTAAAAATTTTATCTCACATCACAGAAAAACCGAGTGAAGACAGTAACACTTTTTAG
- the dnaG gene encoding DNA primase, which yields MIDPKSIEKLKNQIDIVDIIEHFVPVKKMGANYKCVCPFHDDKNPSMSISQSKQIFHCFACKAGGDAIKFVMDYEKLTYPEAIERIASLVNFSLEYTSDKLPTQKENKHILEKTNAFYRSEFFKHEAAVRYIYSRGINDAMIEKFELGWAGESASTIRLLQNENIEPKEALEVGIVKQNEKGIYASFIERITFPIYAHTAKLVGFGGRTISDHPAKYVNSPQSMVFDKSKLLYGYHLARQSIFEKKQIIITEGYLDVIMLHFAGFTNAVAVLGTALTTNHLPLLKRGEISVVLCFDGDSAGINAAIKSSRLLVQNEIDGSVVIIKDGADPADMVFAGRSDELKEMFSSGTELGEFYIEQIVKKYDITRPVQKQKCLEEIVEFTNSLKSIIAKSYESLVANLLKIELNTFSLHGQRYINRQDQNFTNAATNKQTAQKKDKTDILEFSVLKSMLANKNYEAIVLNELEEKFFLHHKDYFQAILLPNIEDNAVLVREIYVDESSNVASSEDSLKEAILKLKLKYYEKFREDTRKSQKPNKIEIMQKISEIIKGLHNKLQKN from the coding sequence ATGATAGATCCAAAATCCATTGAAAAGCTTAAAAATCAAATCGATATCGTTGACATTATAGAGCACTTTGTGCCAGTCAAAAAGATGGGTGCAAACTACAAATGCGTCTGCCCATTTCATGACGACAAAAATCCTAGTATGAGCATAAGTCAAAGTAAGCAAATTTTTCACTGTTTTGCTTGTAAGGCCGGCGGAGATGCGATTAAATTTGTGATGGATTATGAGAAGCTTACCTATCCAGAAGCTATCGAGAGAATAGCTAGCCTTGTAAATTTTAGCCTTGAATACACAAGCGATAAACTTCCAACACAAAAAGAAAATAAGCACATTTTGGAAAAGACAAATGCCTTTTATAGGAGTGAATTTTTCAAGCATGAAGCCGCTGTGAGATATATATATTCACGCGGCATAAATGATGCGATGATTGAGAAATTTGAGCTTGGCTGGGCTGGGGAGAGCGCTAGTACTATCAGGCTTTTACAAAATGAAAATATCGAGCCAAAAGAGGCGCTTGAAGTTGGAATCGTAAAGCAAAACGAGAAGGGAATTTATGCTAGTTTTATCGAGCGTATCACATTTCCCATATATGCCCATACGGCAAAATTAGTTGGCTTTGGTGGTAGAACGATCTCGGATCATCCTGCAAAATATGTAAATTCTCCTCAAAGCATGGTTTTTGACAAGTCAAAGCTACTTTACGGCTACCACTTAGCTAGACAAAGCATTTTTGAAAAGAAGCAGATCATTATCACTGAGGGTTATTTAGATGTCATCATGCTGCACTTTGCAGGCTTTACAAACGCTGTTGCCGTGCTTGGGACTGCGCTTACGACTAATCACTTGCCACTTTTAAAAAGAGGAGAGATAAGCGTAGTACTTTGTTTTGATGGTGACTCGGCTGGTATAAATGCCGCTATAAAATCATCTCGTCTTTTAGTGCAAAACGAAATAGATGGAAGCGTTGTAATCATAAAAGATGGTGCAGACCCAGCGGATATGGTATTTGCAGGTAGAAGCGACGAGCTAAAAGAGATGTTTAGCTCCGGGACTGAACTTGGCGAGTTTTATATTGAGCAAATTGTAAAAAAATATGATATTACACGCCCAGTACAAAAGCAAAAATGCTTAGAAGAGATAGTGGAATTTACAAATTCTCTAAAGTCAATAATTGCAAAAAGCTATGAGTCGTTAGTCGCAAATTTGCTCAAAATAGAGCTAAATACTTTTAGCCTTCATGGACAAAGATATATAAATAGACAAGATCAAAATTTTACAAATGCTGCAACAAATAAACAAACAGCTCAAAAAAAAGATAAAACTGATATTTTAGAATTTAGCGTTTTAAAGAGTATGCTTGCAAATAAAAATTACGAAGCTATCGTTTTAAACGAGCTTGAGGAGAAATTCTTCTTGCATCATAAAGATTATTTTCAGGCTATTTTATTGCCAAATATTGAAGATAACGCGGTACTTGTTAGAGAAATTTATGTTGATGAAAGCTCAAATGTAGCTTCTAGTGAAGATAGCCTTAAAGAGGCCATTTTAAAGCTAAAACTAAAATACTATGAGAAGTTTCGCGAAGATACTAGAAAATCACAAAAGCCAAATAAAATCGAAATAATGCAAAAAATTTCAGAGATCATTAAAGGCTTACACAACAAGCTACAAAAAAATTAA
- a CDS encoding M20 family metallo-hydrolase, with the protein MINFKRFEANFNAISRFGALKGGGLTRLAFSKEDLEARNFLINLIEENGFKLKIDNVGNIFAIYDDGCEPGEKPVCVGSHIDSVPNGGFYDGTLGVMAGLEALTSIKEAGVKLKRPLWLINFCCEESSRFKTATIGSKIISGKLGLQRLHELKDEDGISLFEAMSKFGLDPQNLNGSILKEHSLHSYLELHIEQGPVLERSGISVGIVSGIAAPIRFEIIIHGKADHSGATPMNMRSDALLAASHIIIAANKFAKNKKTAVATVGYAHAKPGVLNVVPGEARLGVDLRDIDKASLNELNNELRNFINELSSELKFSYEIRELSSDEPVKLSEHAINLLSEEATKLGIKTLTLPSGAGHDAMNLTKLASSVGMLFIPCVGGISHNIAEAINFDDAFKATQILTNALIKLSNE; encoded by the coding sequence ATGATAAATTTTAAAAGATTTGAGGCGAATTTTAATGCTATAAGTAGATTTGGAGCATTAAAAGGTGGAGGGCTAACAAGGCTTGCATTTAGCAAAGAAGACTTGGAAGCTAGAAATTTTCTTATAAATTTAATAGAAGAAAATGGCTTTAAACTTAAAATTGACAATGTTGGCAACATCTTTGCCATCTATGATGATGGCTGTGAGCCAGGCGAGAAGCCAGTTTGTGTGGGCTCTCATATAGATAGCGTGCCAAATGGTGGCTTTTATGATGGTACGCTTGGCGTTATGGCTGGACTTGAAGCATTAACCTCGATAAAAGAAGCTGGCGTTAAACTAAAGCGTCCGCTTTGGCTGATTAATTTTTGCTGTGAAGAGTCAAGTAGGTTTAAGACAGCGACCATTGGTAGCAAGATAATAAGCGGCAAACTTGGTCTACAAAGGCTTCATGAGCTAAAAGACGAAGACGGCATTTCGCTTTTTGAAGCGATGAGTAAATTTGGACTTGACCCACAAAATTTAAATGGTTCTATTTTAAAAGAACACTCACTTCATTCATATTTAGAACTTCACATTGAACAAGGCCCAGTGCTTGAGCGAAGCGGCATAAGCGTTGGCATAGTAAGCGGTATCGCCGCTCCTATAAGATTTGAAATTATTATCCATGGTAAGGCAGATCACAGCGGTGCAACTCCGATGAATATGCGTAGTGACGCGCTGCTAGCTGCTTCACACATCATAATCGCAGCCAATAAATTTGCTAAAAACAAAAAAACAGCTGTGGCTACTGTTGGTTACGCACATGCAAAGCCAGGCGTTTTAAACGTCGTGCCAGGCGAGGCAAGGCTTGGAGTTGATCTAAGAGATATAGACAAAGCAAGCCTAAATGAGCTAAATAATGAGCTTAGAAATTTTATAAACGAATTAAGCAGTGAGCTAAAATTTAGCTACGAGATAAGAGAACTTAGCAGCGACGAGCCAGTAAAACTTAGTGAGCATGCTATAAATTTGCTAAGCGAAGAGGCTACTAAACTTGGCATAAAAACGCTTACTTTGCCAAGCGGAGCTGGACACGATGCGATGAATCTAACAAAACTTGCAAGTAGCGTTGGCATGCTTTTTATACCTTGCGTTGGCGGCATCAGTCACAATATAGCAGAAGCTATAAATTTTGATGATGCTTTCAAAGCTACACAAATTTTAACAAATGCACTAATTAAACTATCAAATGAATAA